One genomic segment of Sminthopsis crassicaudata isolate SCR6 chromosome 2, ASM4859323v1, whole genome shotgun sequence includes these proteins:
- the YIPF5 gene encoding protein YIPF5, whose protein sequence is MSGFDSFNTDFYQTSYSIDDQTQQSYDYAGGGPYSKQYGGYDYSQQGRFVPPDMMQSQQPYTGQIFQPTQAYTPSTPQSFYGNNFEDEPPLLEELGINFDHIWQKTLTVLHPLKVADGSIMNETDLAGPMVFCLAFGATLLLAGKIQFGYVYGISAIGCLGMFCLLNLMSMTGVSFGCVASVLGYCLLPMILLSSFAVIFSLQGMVGVILTAGIIGWCSFSASKIFISALAMEGQQLLVAYPCALLYGVFALISIF, encoded by the exons ATGTCAGGGTTCGACAGCTTTAATACGGATTTCTACCAGACCAGTTACAGCATCGATGACCAAACACAGCAGTCTTATGATTATGCTGGAGGGGGACCATATAGCAA aCAGTATGGTGGCTATGACTATTCTCAACAAGGCAGATTTGTCCCTCCAGACATGATGCAATCACAGCAGCCTTATACTGGACAAATTTTCCAGCCAACACAGGCATACACTCCATCTACACCACAATCATTCTATGGAAACAATTTTGAGGACGAGCCACCTTTATTAGAAG aaTTAGGAATCAATTTTGATCACATCTGGCAAAAAACACTAACAGTGTTGCACCCATTAAAAGTAGCAGATGGAAGCATCATGAATGAAACCGATTTGGCAGGACCAATGGTTTTCTGTCTGGCCTTTGGAGCCACATTGTTACTG GCTGGTAAAATTCAGTTTGGATATGTATATGGGATCAGTGCAATTGGATGTCTAGGAATGTTTTGTCTATTAAACTTAATGAGTATGACAGGTGTCTCATTTGGTTGTGTCGCTAGTGTACTTGGATATTGCCTTCTTCCGATGATCCTACTTTCCAGCTTTGCAGTTATATTTTCTTTGCA GGGAATGGTAGGAGTTATTCTCACTGCTGGGATTATTGGATGGTGCAGTTTCTCTGCTTCAAAAATTTTCATCTCTGCCTTAGCCATGGAAGGACAGCAACTTCTAGTAGCATATCCTTGTGCTTTGTTATATGGAGTCTTTGcccttatttccattttttga